From Methanococcus maripaludis, one genomic window encodes:
- the hmdB gene encoding 5,10-methenyltetrahydromethanopterin hydrogenase cofactor biosynthesis protein HmdB encodes MIFSKIRGNFQDLKDGKISVKQGLITKSDAIELFNIKNWKDYLELFSIASEVRDFFKTEIEITSTVHVTNVCSVNPKCEYCGFAAGTSSEGYVKPFRSDDDQIKSSAVAIENSGIKRVSCSSGHGYSGKEVIRALKAVKSASNLEVLVNAGADLTEDCILELKKYNINTICCNLETINKSIFNKVKPGENLDDRITVCNLVKKYGIELSSGLLIGIGETYEDRAEHLFFLKERDVEEIPIMGFNPYKDTPMEKCPKCSAIEQAKTIAIARLLFPDIRITSPTPTMGPELAQFALLGGASNIATVIPDNHPMNIKGVGNPKTGNLNDVICMIKELGLIPKLN; translated from the coding sequence ATGATATTTTCGAAAATAAGAGGCAATTTTCAAGACCTCAAAGATGGAAAAATAAGTGTAAAACAGGGTTTAATCACAAAATCGGATGCAATTGAATTATTCAATATTAAAAACTGGAAGGATTATTTAGAACTTTTTTCAATAGCTTCTGAAGTTAGGGATTTTTTTAAAACTGAGATTGAAATCACTTCAACAGTTCACGTAACAAACGTCTGTTCTGTAAATCCAAAATGCGAATACTGCGGTTTTGCTGCAGGAACGAGCTCTGAAGGGTATGTAAAACCATTTAGATCAGATGATGATCAGATAAAATCCTCTGCTGTTGCAATTGAAAATTCAGGTATTAAAAGAGTTAGCTGTTCCTCCGGACATGGTTACAGTGGAAAAGAAGTAATAAGGGCACTTAAAGCAGTTAAATCAGCTTCCAATTTAGAAGTTTTGGTAAATGCTGGAGCCGACTTAACTGAAGACTGTATTTTAGAACTTAAAAAATATAATATAAACACAATATGTTGCAATCTTGAAACCATTAATAAATCCATTTTTAATAAAGTTAAACCCGGAGAAAATCTGGATGATAGAATAACTGTTTGTAATCTAGTTAAAAAATATGGAATTGAACTATCTTCTGGTCTTTTAATTGGAATAGGGGAAACTTACGAAGATAGGGCTGAACACCTCTTCTTTTTAAAAGAACGGGATGTTGAAGAAATTCCAATAATGGGCTTTAATCCGTACAAAGATACGCCTATGGAAAAGTGTCCGAAATGCTCTGCAATTGAGCAGGCAAAAACTATCGCGATTGCAAGACTATTGTTCCCAGATATTCGGATTACGTCACCAACTCCAACAATGGGCCCAGAATTAGCCCAATTTGCACTTTTGGGCGGTGCAAGTAATATTGCTACAGTAATTCCCGATAACCACCCGATGAACATTAAAGGTGTTGGAAATCCAAAAACAGGAAATCTCAACGATGTCATATGTATGATAAAAGAACTTGGACTAATTCCAAAACTAAATTAA
- a CDS encoding metal-dependent hydrolase, which produces MNWKGHITLGIIMGLPFISAPEQIFLLVAGALYPDLDHDVKSEIVQRGLYISGGLILVSILAYLFRPEYFNVGFFIAAILSSLIYVIPYYAEHRGITHTFFSLGVMSIILGYLTFKLSIISPIMASLIALIMVTNNNLLGKSIAISVFAWVLYSMISTSFTTFQGLKFYIIPIAIGYLSHIVGDCITPMGCKALYPSNYTFRKKEGFFGVAIWALLVFYVVKLV; this is translated from the coding sequence ATGAACTGGAAAGGACATATTACTCTTGGAATAATAATGGGGCTTCCATTTATATCTGCTCCTGAACAGATTTTTTTACTGGTTGCTGGAGCACTCTATCCAGATCTAGATCACGACGTAAAATCAGAAATAGTTCAAAGGGGACTCTATATTTCAGGAGGCCTTATCTTAGTTTCTATTTTAGCATACCTATTTCGACCAGAATATTTCAACGTGGGATTTTTTATAGCTGCAATTTTGAGCAGTTTAATCTACGTTATTCCATATTATGCAGAACATAGGGGAATTACGCACACTTTTTTTAGTTTGGGCGTTATGTCAATTATATTGGGATATTTAACGTTTAAATTATCGATAATATCCCCAATAATGGCTTCTTTGATTGCTTTGATAATGGTTACAAACAACAATTTGCTTGGAAAAAGTATTGCAATTTCTGTTTTTGCATGGGTTTTGTACAGTATGATTTCGACGTCTTTTACGACATTTCAGGGGTTAAAATTTTACATAATTCCAATCGCTATCGGTTATTTGTCACATATCGTGGGTGACTGCATAACGCCAATGGGGTGCAAGGCACTTTATCCATCAAATTATACATTTAGAAAAAAAGAAGGTTTTTTTGGAGTTGCAATATGGGCACTCTTGGTCTTTTATGTTGTAAAACTCGTTTAA
- a CDS encoding fumarate hydratase has product MGNISEIVVELFKEASIYLPDDVKSKLKHAEEIEHGACKGILKAIELNNKIAEEKQIPLCQDTGVPVIFLKIGTGISSEKIIEILKEIENGVKKATAEVPLRPNVVNPITRENLGTNTGMGAPFINFEFSENLNNEIEISVFPKGAGSENMSALKMLTPSEGLNGIKKFILETIANAGGKPCPPIVLGVGIGGTADISLKLAKKALLRDLGTRHPEKIIGNLEKELLDKINQLGIGAMGLGGKITALDVFIEVNGCHTASLPVGICIQCWADRKAKRKIKL; this is encoded by the coding sequence ATGGGTAATATTTCAGAAATAGTTGTCGAATTATTTAAAGAAGCCTCAATTTATCTTCCAGATGATGTAAAATCCAAATTAAAACACGCTGAAGAAATAGAGCATGGTGCATGTAAGGGTATATTAAAAGCAATCGAATTAAACAATAAAATTGCAGAAGAAAAACAGATCCCGCTTTGTCAGGATACTGGGGTTCCAGTTATTTTTTTGAAAATTGGAACTGGAATTTCAAGTGAAAAAATAATTGAAATACTTAAAGAAATTGAAAACGGCGTAAAAAAAGCAACAGCCGAGGTTCCACTTAGGCCAAACGTTGTAAATCCGATTACAAGGGAAAATTTGGGTACAAATACAGGAATGGGGGCACCATTTATAAATTTTGAATTTAGTGAAAATTTGAATAATGAAATCGAAATATCCGTATTTCCAAAAGGCGCAGGAAGCGAAAACATGAGCGCTTTAAAGATGCTGACCCCTTCTGAAGGTTTAAATGGAATAAAAAAATTTATACTCGAAACAATTGCAAATGCGGGCGGTAAACCATGCCCTCCAATCGTATTGGGTGTAGGAATAGGTGGAACTGCGGATATTTCATTAAAACTCGCTAAAAAAGCTCTTTTAAGGGATCTTGGAACTAGACATCCTGAAAAAATAATCGGAAATCTGGAAAAAGAATTACTGGACAAGATAAATCAGCTGGGAATCGGTGCAATGGGGCTTGGTGGAAAAATAACTGCCTTAGATGTGTTCATTGAGGTAAATGGATGTCATACTGCATCTTTACCTGTTGGAATCTGCATTCAATGCTGGGCTGACAGAAAAGCAAAAAGAAAAATAAAATTGTAA
- a CDS encoding histidinol phosphate phosphatase domain-containing protein: MRYDFHTHTIFSDGELIPSELVRRAIVLEHRAIGITDHADASNYKELIEKNTLAKEELSNYWGDIEIVVGVELTHIPPKSIPKMARKCKDEGAEIVLVHGETPVEPVAEKTNYYASSSEDVDILAHPGLIDIETAQNALENNIFFEITSRKGHSLTNGHVVSVARELKIPMVINTDTHAPSDLITYEFARKVGLGAGMSFRELENSLTTNPLEILKRI; this comes from the coding sequence TTGAGGTACGACTTTCACACCCACACGATATTCAGTGATGGGGAACTTATTCCTTCAGAATTGGTAAGAAGGGCTATTGTATTGGAACACAGGGCAATAGGAATAACCGATCACGCAGATGCAAGTAATTACAAGGAATTAATCGAAAAAAATACTTTAGCAAAAGAAGAACTTTCAAACTACTGGGGCGATATTGAGATTGTTGTGGGTGTTGAATTAACACACATTCCACCAAAATCAATCCCAAAAATGGCCAGAAAATGTAAAGATGAGGGTGCAGAAATTGTTTTAGTTCACGGAGAAACACCAGTTGAGCCTGTGGCGGAAAAAACAAATTATTACGCATCATCTTCAGAAGATGTGGATATTTTAGCACACCCTGGATTAATTGACATCGAAACTGCACAAAATGCTCTTGAAAATAATATATTTTTTGAAATAACATCTAGAAAAGGCCACTCACTTACAAACGGTCACGTAGTGTCTGTTGCAAGGGAATTAAAAATTCCAATGGTTATAAATACAGATACGCACGCTCCAAGCGATTTAATAACCTATGAATTTGCAAGAAAAGTGGGACTTGGTGCAGGAATGTCATTTAGGGAACTTGAAAATTCATTAACAACAAATCCGTTAGAAATTTTAAAAAGGATATAA
- the ilvE gene encoding branched-chain-amino-acid transaminase, whose product MKIYLDGKFVEKEDAKVSVYDHGLLYGDGVFEGIRAYDGVVFKLEEHIERLYDSADSLAMKIPVSKVEMEEIVIETLKANELKDAYIRLVVTRGVGDLGLDPRKCPKATIFCIAESMKPLLGEDGIKVITSSIRRLPVDVLNPAVKSLNYLNSILAKIQANYAGVQEAFLLDSEGYVAEGTGDNIFVIKNGKIKTPPLSSSVLKGITRDTVVDLAKEAGYSIFEEKMTLHDLFVADEIFITGTAAELIHVVELDGRIINNGKLGPVTKDLSDRFKEIRSKIGKKYIE is encoded by the coding sequence ATGAAAATTTATCTCGATGGAAAATTCGTAGAAAAAGAAGATGCGAAAGTATCAGTATATGACCACGGATTGCTTTATGGTGACGGGGTTTTTGAAGGAATCAGGGCATATGATGGAGTAGTATTTAAATTAGAAGAACATATCGAACGTTTATATGACTCAGCAGATTCGCTTGCAATGAAAATACCTGTTTCAAAAGTAGAAATGGAAGAAATCGTTATTGAAACGTTAAAGGCAAATGAATTAAAAGATGCTTATATAAGGCTCGTAGTTACAAGGGGAGTCGGGGATTTAGGACTCGATCCAAGAAAATGTCCAAAAGCAACAATTTTTTGTATTGCAGAATCCATGAAACCGCTTCTTGGAGAAGACGGAATAAAAGTTATAACCTCCTCGATAAGAAGGTTGCCTGTTGATGTTTTAAACCCTGCAGTAAAATCCTTAAATTACCTAAACAGCATTTTAGCAAAAATCCAGGCAAATTATGCTGGAGTTCAGGAAGCTTTTTTACTTGATAGCGAAGGATACGTTGCAGAAGGAACTGGGGACAACATATTCGTTATTAAAAATGGGAAAATAAAAACACCGCCTCTTTCTTCAAGTGTTTTAAAAGGAATTACAAGAGATACGGTTGTAGATCTTGCAAAAGAAGCAGGATATTCAATTTTCGAAGAAAAAATGACATTACACGATTTATTCGTTGCAGATGAGATATTTATCACTGGAACCGCAGCAGAATTAATCCACGTAGTTGAACTTGATGGAAGAATAATTAACAACGGAAAATTAGGCCCAGTTACAAAAGATTTAAGCGACAGATTCAAAGAAATAAGGTCAAAAATCGGTAAAAAGTATATCGAGTAA
- a CDS encoding cyclase family protein — protein MAEEKIINLSHEIKNFVYPNDPEFSVKTKKNGKYSVSELKMGVHTGTHIDYPLHIGLTNEKFENVFGKGYCISIENLDNFFKNPPKNLEILLINTGFSKYWGNEEYFEKECDIGKYVEKIISLNLNAVGIDCYSIGNFEVHEKILSSKIKIIENMKNLEILENKSFKFFGFPLNIEKIDGSPINAVAFL, from the coding sequence ATGGCAGAAGAAAAAATAATAAACTTGTCTCATGAAATTAAGAATTTTGTATATCCGAATGACCCTGAATTTAGCGTAAAAACTAAAAAAAATGGTAAATACTCGGTTTCAGAATTAAAAATGGGCGTTCATACGGGAACGCATATCGATTACCCGCTGCATATTGGGCTTACAAATGAAAAATTTGAAAATGTTTTTGGAAAGGGCTACTGTATTTCAATTGAAAATTTAGACAATTTTTTTAAAAATCCGCCCAAAAATTTAGAAATATTGTTAATAAATACGGGTTTTTCAAAATATTGGGGAAATGAAGAGTACTTTGAAAAGGAATGCGATATTGGAAAATATGTTGAAAAGATAATTTCCCTAAATCTAAACGCTGTTGGAATAGATTGCTATTCTATCGGGAACTTCGAAGTTCATGAAAAAATTTTATCTTCAAAAATTAAAATAATTGAAAATATGAAAAATCTTGAAATTCTGGAAAATAAATCGTTCAAATTCTTTGGATTTCCACTGAATATTGAAAAAATAGATGGATCTCCAATTAATGCGGTTGCATTTCTTTAA
- the mfnA gene encoding tyrosine decarboxylase MfnA, which translates to MDEQDILKELRKYRSQDLKYEEGYILGSMCTKPHPMARKISEMFFETNLGDPGLFKGTSKLEKEVVSMLGGILHNNNAFGYIISGGTEANLTAMRAFKNISKSKDKQQNIIIPETAHFSFDKARDMMDLNVVRPPLTEYFTMDVKFIRDYIEDSKNEISGIVGIAGCTELGSIDNIYELSKIAVENDILLHVDAAFGGFVIPFLDDKYKLKGYNYDFDFSLNGVSSITIDPHKMGLAPISAGGILFKNNTFKNYLDVDAPYLTEKQQATLIGTRSGVGVASTWGIMKLLGIDGYKKLVNESMEKTMHLVKKAREYGFETAIDPVMNIVALKDEDKHDTCMKLREENWYVSVCRCVEALRIVVMPHLEIEHIDGFLESLSNTKKY; encoded by the coding sequence ATGGACGAACAGGATATTTTAAAGGAATTACGAAAATATAGGAGCCAGGATTTAAAATATGAAGAAGGCTACATTTTAGGCTCAATGTGCACAAAACCACACCCAATGGCTCGAAAAATTTCAGAAATGTTTTTTGAAACAAATTTGGGGGACCCAGGATTATTCAAAGGTACTTCAAAGCTAGAAAAAGAAGTAGTTTCAATGCTCGGCGGTATTTTGCATAATAATAACGCTTTTGGATATATTATTTCTGGTGGAACGGAAGCAAACCTCACGGCAATGAGGGCATTTAAAAATATCTCAAAATCAAAAGATAAACAGCAAAATATTATAATTCCTGAAACTGCACACTTTTCTTTTGATAAAGCAAGAGATATGATGGATTTAAACGTTGTAAGGCCCCCTTTAACGGAATATTTTACAATGGATGTAAAATTCATTCGAGATTATATTGAAGACTCTAAAAACGAAATTTCTGGGATTGTCGGGATTGCAGGATGTACTGAACTTGGATCAATCGATAATATCTATGAATTATCCAAAATTGCGGTTGAAAACGATATTTTGCTCCACGTGGATGCTGCATTTGGCGGTTTTGTAATTCCATTTTTGGACGATAAATACAAATTAAAAGGCTATAATTACGATTTTGATTTTTCACTGAACGGAGTTTCTTCAATTACCATAGATCCGCACAAGATGGGACTTGCTCCAATTTCTGCGGGAGGAATTTTATTTAAGAACAATACCTTTAAAAACTATCTGGATGTTGATGCCCCGTATTTAACTGAAAAACAGCAGGCAACATTAATTGGAACTAGATCTGGAGTTGGAGTCGCGTCCACTTGGGGAATTATGAAATTACTTGGAATTGATGGATACAAAAAACTTGTAAACGAATCGATGGAAAAAACAATGCATTTGGTAAAAAAAGCCAGAGAATATGGTTTTGAAACTGCAATCGATCCAGTAATGAATATTGTTGCACTAAAAGACGAAGATAAACACGATACCTGTATGAAATTGCGAGAAGAGAACTGGTACGTTTCAGTTTGTAGGTGTGTCGAAGCATTGAGAATTGTTGTAATGCCGCATCTTGAAATCGAGCATATCGATGGATTTTTGGAAAGCCTTTCAAATACAAAAAAATATTAA
- the guaB gene encoding IMP dehydrogenase, translating into MVVILFLDKIVSAQRAYTFDDVLLVPNKSYVDPKTTDVSIDIVGLKLNIPIISAAMDTVSEKDLAIALARRGGIAVIHRNMTVEEQLKHIRAVKMAENLVIRDVVTVTPSSTVLEAERIMYEYNVSGLPVVCENKTLVGILTTRDLKFVPDKQVAVETVMTKDVLHVHEDTPYEEILNRLYENKIERLPILDKNTRELLGMVTLRDILKRKKYPDAARDSDGKLVVAAACGPSDFERAEALLLAGVDAIAIDCAHAHNMQVVENVKKLKEILKGSKTKLFVGNIATKEAAEDLINAGADAIKVGIGPGSICTTRVVAGVGVPQLTAIAEVAEVAKKHGVPVIADGGIKYSGDIAKAIAAGADAVMVGSLLAGTEEAPGLLMTINGRKYKQYRGMGSLGAMCGSSGNVADRYFQSGHMKHSKLVPEGIEGAVPYKGPTSDIIFQLVGGLRSSMGYCGAQNLSEMHERARFVIITQSGQKESHPHDVLITNEAPNYPINTER; encoded by the coding sequence ATGGTGGTTATTTTGTTTTTAGATAAAATAGTTAGTGCTCAAAGAGCCTACACTTTTGACGATGTATTATTGGTTCCAAACAAGTCCTATGTTGATCCAAAAACTACGGACGTTTCTATTGATATTGTAGGCTTAAAGCTCAACATCCCAATTATTTCTGCTGCAATGGACACAGTTTCTGAAAAAGATTTAGCAATTGCTCTTGCAAGAAGGGGGGGAATTGCAGTAATCCACAGAAACATGACTGTTGAAGAACAGCTGAAACACATCAGAGCTGTTAAAATGGCAGAAAATCTTGTAATTAGGGATGTTGTGACGGTTACCCCATCCAGTACTGTTTTAGAAGCTGAAAGAATAATGTACGAATACAACGTAAGCGGTCTTCCAGTAGTTTGCGAGAACAAAACTCTTGTCGGAATTCTAACTACAAGGGATTTAAAATTCGTTCCGGATAAACAGGTAGCTGTAGAAACAGTTATGACTAAGGACGTACTCCACGTACACGAAGATACACCTTACGAAGAAATTTTAAATAGACTTTACGAAAACAAAATTGAAAGACTTCCTATTTTGGATAAAAACACGAGAGAATTGCTTGGAATGGTTACTTTAAGAGATATCTTAAAAAGGAAAAAATACCCTGATGCAGCAAGGGATAGTGATGGAAAACTCGTTGTTGCAGCAGCTTGTGGTCCAAGCGACTTTGAAAGGGCTGAAGCATTGCTTTTAGCTGGCGTTGACGCAATTGCAATTGACTGTGCACACGCACACAATATGCAGGTCGTAGAAAACGTTAAAAAATTAAAAGAAATTTTGAAAGGATCCAAAACAAAATTATTCGTTGGAAATATTGCAACAAAAGAAGCTGCAGAAGATTTAATTAACGCTGGTGCAGATGCGATTAAAGTTGGAATTGGGCCTGGTTCAATATGTACAACAAGAGTTGTCGCAGGAGTTGGAGTTCCACAGTTAACTGCAATTGCAGAAGTTGCAGAAGTTGCTAAAAAGCACGGTGTTCCAGTAATTGCAGATGGCGGTATAAAATACAGTGGTGACATTGCAAAAGCAATTGCAGCTGGTGCAGATGCCGTAATGGTTGGAAGTCTTTTAGCAGGTACTGAAGAAGCTCCAGGATTATTAATGACCATCAACGGAAGAAAATACAAACAATACAGAGGAATGGGCTCCCTTGGTGCAATGTGCGGAAGTTCTGGAAACGTTGCAGACAGGTATTTCCAGAGCGGACACATGAAACACTCAAAACTTGTACCTGAAGGAATTGAAGGTGCAGTTCCATACAAAGGGCCTACAAGCGACATTATATTCCAGCTCGTTGGTGGTTTGAGATCATCCATGGGATACTGCGGTGCACAGAACCTTTCTGAAATGCACGAAAGGGCAAGATTTGTTATAATCACCCAAAGTGGTCAAAAAGAAAGCCACCCTCACGATGTTTTGATCACGAACGAAGCTCCAAACTATCCGATAAATACTGAAAGATAA
- the hmd gene encoding 5,10-methenyltetrahydromethanopterin hydrogenase codes for MKVAILGAGCYRTHAASGITNFSRAAQVAKEAGMPEIAMTHSTITMGAELLHLIPEITEVVVSDPCFGEEPGMIVLDQFDYKAVMEAHLAGEAEKVMPEIRAAVTAKAKETPKPPKGCIHFVHPETIGLKVTASDVEAVKDADIVITWLPKGGSQPAIIEKFASEIKKGAIVTHACTIPTPKFAKIFKDLGRDDLNIIAYHPGAVPENKGQAFLSEGLADAEKVEEFYCIAKAARGEAFKMPAKLISPVCDMGSAVTAPVYAGILAYRDAVTQILGAPADFAQMMADEAITQLLDLMRSEGIKNMEDKLNPKALTGTADSMCFGPLADILPASLKVLEKHANENKCECGNSIKP; via the coding sequence ATGAAAGTGGCAATATTAGGTGCAGGATGTTACAGAACACACGCGGCATCCGGAATTACAAACTTTTCAAGAGCAGCTCAAGTTGCAAAAGAAGCAGGAATGCCAGAAATTGCAATGACGCATTCAACAATTACAATGGGTGCAGAATTGTTACACTTAATCCCTGAAATTACAGAAGTTGTTGTTTCAGACCCTTGCTTTGGTGAAGAACCTGGTATGATAGTACTCGACCAGTTTGACTACAAAGCAGTTATGGAAGCACACCTAGCAGGTGAAGCTGAAAAAGTAATGCCTGAAATCAGAGCAGCTGTGACAGCTAAAGCAAAGGAAACTCCAAAACCTCCTAAAGGATGTATTCACTTCGTACACCCTGAAACAATAGGTTTAAAAGTAACTGCAAGCGATGTTGAAGCTGTAAAAGATGCAGACATTGTAATTACATGGTTACCAAAAGGCGGAAGCCAGCCAGCAATCATTGAAAAATTCGCAAGCGAAATCAAAAAAGGTGCAATTGTAACACACGCATGTACAATTCCAACACCTAAATTCGCAAAAATCTTCAAAGACTTAGGAAGAGACGATTTAAACATTATTGCATACCACCCAGGAGCAGTTCCTGAAAATAAAGGCCAGGCATTCCTTTCAGAAGGTTTAGCTGATGCAGAAAAAGTAGAAGAATTCTACTGTATTGCAAAAGCTGCTAGAGGAGAAGCATTCAAAATGCCTGCAAAATTAATCAGCCCGGTATGTGACATGGGTTCAGCAGTTACCGCACCTGTTTACGCAGGTATTTTAGCTTACAGAGATGCAGTAACCCAGATTTTAGGTGCTCCTGCAGACTTCGCTCAAATGATGGCTGACGAAGCAATTACACAGCTCTTAGATTTAATGAGAAGCGAAGGCATTAAAAACATGGAAGATAAATTAAATCCTAAAGCATTAACCGGTACTGCGGACAGCATGTGCTTTGGTCCTTTAGCAGATATTCTTCCTGCTTCATTAAAAGTGCTCGAAAAACACGCAAACGAAAACAAATGCGAATGTGGCAATTCAATAAAACCTTAA
- the hmdC gene encoding 5,10-methenyltetrahydromethanopterin hydrogenase cofactor biosynthesis protein HmdC, with protein MKELIQNSLNDLDSAMELREIVINKINNQKLTESDIIEIVDAVDDLSFEDTQKLGSIFRRFPLGCDILEIGVGPCASSLTLPQFIENCVLTDHMGFPIHLCGYALADIAEKEGLTPVAVMNEVYDNVEVPLDLDHFGRFGPMRFPKEITHCMGDCYYNGPPYKGCPRDRIHKRLSIKEREYSNEFGEWVKKSATVCVNVVEEQGAGDHGADISEMEDVSKAAHKFGRGVEGIFHIGNGYEDLISGLKACNDLEVDALVVEGGPFNRSDDRLKDFAKAVAVSRILVKGGVVATNGAYEDECRVGLRSGLNVILSGFSGNHHGYMCGYNIKEARRNNFGLPRVLKIMKEEAEKINICIANRELLKVLAKSSRFLNYKGNHMIYPSMIGDYFMGDAHWVAVTNSKMYNSPYFGKTLDSLEEELDCNKVGVLGGRYISWGIADALKPEELYVSDVDPWVEHATVKILNDNGINAYACNGSDKKALESADKSVITTMIPEILIRIKNKFDAISLI; from the coding sequence ATGAAAGAACTCATACAAAATTCATTAAATGATCTTGATTCTGCAATGGAACTTCGTGAAATTGTTATCAACAAAATTAACAATCAAAAATTAACAGAATCGGATATTATCGAAATTGTAGATGCTGTTGATGATCTAAGTTTTGAAGATACACAAAAATTAGGAAGTATTTTTCGTAGATTCCCACTAGGTTGCGATATATTGGAAATTGGGGTTGGGCCTTGTGCTTCATCATTAACCCTGCCACAATTTATCGAAAACTGTGTTTTAACAGATCATATGGGTTTTCCAATACACCTTTGCGGATATGCTCTTGCAGATATTGCAGAAAAAGAAGGATTAACACCAGTTGCGGTTATGAACGAAGTATATGATAACGTTGAAGTTCCACTCGATCTCGACCATTTTGGAAGATTTGGTCCAATGAGGTTTCCAAAAGAAATAACACACTGTATGGGAGACTGCTACTATAACGGACCGCCGTACAAAGGTTGCCCAAGGGACAGGATTCATAAAAGACTCAGCATAAAAGAAAGGGAATATTCCAACGAATTTGGAGAATGGGTAAAAAAATCGGCAACAGTCTGTGTAAATGTTGTTGAAGAACAGGGTGCTGGAGACCACGGTGCAGATATTTCTGAAATGGAAGACGTTTCAAAAGCGGCTCATAAATTTGGTAGGGGGGTTGAAGGAATATTCCATATCGGAAACGGTTACGAAGATTTAATATCCGGTTTAAAGGCCTGCAACGATTTGGAAGTTGATGCACTCGTAGTCGAAGGGGGGCCATTTAACAGGTCAGATGACAGACTCAAAGATTTTGCAAAAGCAGTTGCTGTTTCAAGAATCCTCGTTAAAGGGGGAGTTGTTGCAACAAACGGTGCATACGAAGATGAATGTAGAGTTGGACTTAGAAGTGGATTAAACGTAATATTATCAGGATTTAGTGGTAACCACCACGGATACATGTGTGGATATAATATTAAGGAAGCTAGACGGAATAATTTTGGACTTCCAAGAGTTTTAAAAATAATGAAAGAAGAAGCTGAAAAAATTAACATTTGTATTGCAAACAGGGAACTTTTAAAAGTGCTTGCAAAAAGCAGCAGATTTTTAAACTACAAAGGAAACCATATGATATATCCTTCGATGATTGGAGATTATTTTATGGGTGACGCCCACTGGGTAGCGGTTACGAACAGCAAAATGTATAACTCGCCATACTTTGGAAAAACACTTGATTCTCTCGAAGAAGAATTAGACTGTAATAAAGTCGGGGTTCTTGGCGGAAGGTATATTTCGTGGGGTATTGCAGATGCACTGAAACCTGAAGAATTATACGTAAGCGATGTTGACCCGTGGGTTGAGCATGCAACCGTCAAAATCTTAAATGATAACGGAATAAATGCATATGCTTGCAATGGTAGTGATAAAAAGGCTCTTGAAAGTGCTGACAAATCAGTAATTACTACCATGATACCTGAAATATTAATCAGAATTAAAAATAAATTTGATGCTATATCTTTAATTTAA